A window of Carassius carassius chromosome 48, fCarCar2.1, whole genome shotgun sequence genomic DNA:
aaattaaaaggttgctgctaacgagtctttcttactagatacataatcaacatctgttcacaaagctgacacctcaaagtttactgttcaggaatcagaattactcagacggttataatagagatatatgtAAGCTGAAacatgtcagtaaaaatattaaaaacctatttaaaagtgacgtaggatatgattttagatacataatgaagctaaagccacaagtctactaatacttcattttgatatttcagaatataatctcacaaagtgtgaaatttatgaaaccttttctaagaccgtgtcatgtgtgtttttagagaaggctagtaAAATTGATTTATGACTCCTGGAATGCGATCATCTCTTGTTGGGACCGGCAAAActgccccattcatgattctattgttgttACGAAACGAGCCTTTCACACAtgggccaggtatgacacaaaatcctgattcttcatttatcattatgccagtatacatttaccccactattatcaaaagccttactataaaaatacaacaaaacattttcttacaacctttgacaaaatgattacaaaatgcattatgaagaagaactgcacctgctatgtagctgcattagagctaacgttagcatcaagctacataagactattcatgaaaattaaccgattgtttgtaataacctccttttgcgatcacatgtggaattttactgctgtaaaaatatgctatttatagccttttacgtcgctgcacaagttagcatttcagatgtacatttttaatagttataaaaacgcccaaaatcacataccaaccattaactaacgtaatcgtgtgtttattatttggatatttcatgggtacagaggtttctctgtgtggttgtggtcagatatcgacacagaagtgtacaggaaatgcatcatgggtaggatggggcgggatatgatgcacagttatgatggacaagacacgggcgaatccggtctctgtcagcgcgcacacggaagactattcacacagagacagggctgggagcggatcattatcatcagatcacgtaaatcagtggaaaatgattagaaatgaggattctgactgaagaaatatgaagtaaacatcagtaaatatatctctgtgtatatgcaacttttgactataaaccctatttgaacacaaaccactgcagacgtgactgaatatgaatgcttggtgaatttctattctaaaaatgactcctatttattttgtactcctgacataaatgacggtcactgcaacaatgttttatcaaaacattggtcaaatatcgaagctagagtctttaaactttcaactgatGCACCGTTTCTCCAGGTCAAgtgagagagtgatgtttaacgtactgtgaaagtaaaacaataatctggggccggttttttggggtggagtatccctttagtattgaaaccgcccaagatgttgcacaagtgacaaaccaacagttttcaaaaaaggtcattcactgagagtccaaacattagttctatttgggtgtcatttcgtcaatgatttttcagaattctaactgacctgctactgcacaaAAAACCCCTTACGTCAGTACAGGTTCTGCAAGTTTGGCACACCAAATACTACACTGAACTTAAGCGATGCCTGCCGTTTTCCTAAAATGTAAAGCCTATAAATAACCCGTCTGAAGGTGGAAAATGTTGTGCCAGTGTTGATACTGGGAGTGCGCTTCTATTGTACATGGATTTGTTCAAGGAAGGGGACGTTCACACAGAACTCTTTTGGCACAAGTGCCAATTAACAGAATTCCCTTTACAGTACTCCTAAAAaagggagctcacagcaggtccctttaaaaggtttattaactTCCCTTACGAGAAAAGGGagcctttccttctggcaagAGAATAGGTACAGTAGGACTACCCACTTCCTCGCACAAAATCAAttggttaaactagacaagaaaaacagaaacaagaataagtttgctcccccacatttattgaagaccagctaaagtcttcttgtgctcttgaaccactacaggaccgagcgaggccttcccttcccactgaaggcctagaaaaagaagacaccaaagttaagtgcttgaagggtcaaaaaccaagcttaaaagcaccttcctacctccaaaaggagaagcagcagttccaccatcaggaccacatgttgagtcacagcaaccacaaacctggttgttcccatcagcagcaagccacctgcaatacGACAAATCAGACttggcacctttaatgtattcgtaagtggcatgaacatacccattggcaaaggaacaggatttgtggagcgcgtcactaggtgcagaagcaagagtggccttcagaacacacgtcatgtagatctgcaagagacaccacgggtaaggggacacaaaccaaagcaaatgggagaggtcattctcaaacactcatacatacagaaggactggatcccccctggaacatgaaggcctccagctggaaccggattttgtcttcctgggatcgaggcatgaagcgcgagctggaagctgtgaccttggcatccacaagacatctaaggagtaaaaagtagttgtcagggacaaagtggttacaaggagcaaacgcgagaacaagtcaactctgcagcatctggtgacatgaacacacccatgattctcaatgaaccaatatctcggaagggcgttcacatcaggtacttgggtggccacacagctgtccacaaacacacgcagagggacgtggttgtataccttcacagatgcctcaacattaataacgtcacccaggaagtaggagtttgaaggcctctcataggaccagtcatctgcaagagggaagaactgcttaggtacagcctcgttcagaaggcagaaggtctagagaaactgcacaaaccagtcatgagcttcagggagaacaccaagacttcttcaccagcctccgttgaggcataagggacccaagttggcttcaaggcactactgctgacattttgaaacctgcaGTTCAAGAAGTGACCAATTAAATGGGCTTCCAGTTCCACCACTGCAAGCAATGCCACAAGTCACAAAAGGTCGCTTACCTTTGATAGTGGCATTGAACTccaataactgcaccacctgcacgggtaatcggagtgccagcaaacgcctcaggagtgtaggtaagggcaaaggtgtagacaagctcatccttggtcatctataGGAGACTGACGTTGTTACCAAGAGGGTTCTCCGAAAAAGAGAACCCATtccaaaaggcatcttagcaagtcCTGCCATAACACTTGGTTACCCGAGTAAGCAGTTATTAAGAGTCTTTCCCACTATAAGAGAACCGTCCCATGGATGGTTCCCTGAATCTAGAACGTCGATACCAAAACAAGGGCCTATTTTTAGTAGGGTTCAATAAATCTAGTAACACTTAACAGCTCTTACCATCAAGAcactgttgcagtcctgcagttcattctcaaagaagagcaccttagagcctgggaccaaaccgacaacaggacatcctcccagagtcagaccagatggctggatcagttcaccattgctaaacaagtcctgctgtacctccacatgaatccggttctcaccgcattgaatagctacactactgggggtcacaggttgcctcaaatggaaatccaccgccatctcactcggcacttctggaacaacggggaacctccagtccaaaggcttcactggaccctgcaacacctgcttctcctgaagaccaagaggctctTGTGCAAATCCTCTGTAGTCGAGACTCTGAAACGGAGAGGCCTTCTGCAAAGTGTTCCCGAGCACTTGAGAAGAAACAGGCACTCTGGAAGCTGGATACAATTGATGCTTCTTGCTTTTCGGACTTTGACTGGAACTCAAACTTCcaaaagcattcttcagatcaaacaccacaagcacaaccagcactaacacacattgcaaaagacccatcctgacaaacgttaacacaatacccaccagtgctcgtctttgccattaagtacagctttgaatttaagcggctcctcccctttcagcttgaTTGATTACCTTTggacctccaaaggtctctggacctgtaattaacaaatgagaacgttctggaatgtcactagccaatggaaggcttgaaaaggatctgagattttcatctacacttattcacaattttacaattaaagtttgacagtgtgtctatGATAGACAAAGAATGTCATTACAAAAGCGCCTGATATGActcaaataatagagaatattcataaaaatctctctctcttttaatggatcctctgcagtgaatgggtggcatcagaacgaaagtccaaagagctattataaatatcaaaataatccacaagtaattcacatcaattacggtcttgtgaagggaaaggctgtgtgtttataagaaacaaatccatcgttgagaaattcaaattcaaattattgcttccagccaaaatatgagctcataatcccagttaaaggtgccatagaatgcattgatactatattttaaatgatatctacataaaaggtacgtggcttgggtatgggcaaaaattctctggaacggttttacatgtccatttacaaccctgggatttgtccctagaattatttggaagggtcatgaacaataatgttgagctctgctctgattggctgtttcacaGCGCGGATCTCTTCTGTCCAGCGTGAACGATGGCGAGATTAGGCATTAAAACCtgatatgtttgagcctgtatcagacgaagataaagatttggaaagaatgtttagcgtccgcgtgaacgaggcttgagagagttgtcagtgaagatgtggacgcagcctctgtgttgcttttataagcgttttttctcaataagaattgaatcttgagatccaatgagaatcacccagttgttaatgaagagggagggactatcgttaattagctgaaatctgtagaatacaaaaagaccaaagggcagtagcttcactttgtgtttagctgttgaacaatggctggaagttggtgtttggctcagattttggtggtctgtgctttctgtcatgctgttccacagtggagtaaatcgcttcaggatgctcaagctctgatgatccagcaaactgaccagcagtttcagctccagaagccagttcaacagctaactaaccagcagtttccgcctcggaaaccagttcaacagctaactaaccagcaatttccgctccaaaagcctgttccacaactacctacaccgcagtttccgcttcagaagccagttccacaacaacctaacccgcagtttccgcttcagaagccagttccacaacaacctaagctgcagtttccgcttcagaagccagttccacaacaacctaagccgcagtttccgcttcagaagccagttccacaacaacctaagctgcagtttccgcttcagaagccagttccacaacaacctaacccgcagtttccgcttcagaagccagttccacaacaacctaagccgcagtttccgcttcagaagccagttccacaacaacctaagctgcagtttccgcttcagaagccagttccacaacaacctaagccgcagtttctgcttcagaagccagttccacaacaacctaagccgcagtttccgattcagaagccagttaaacagcagtttcagaagccagtagcgcaggcagagccccttgataaatgtgctgtagctgattctgagcagatccaatgtggtctacctgggatcagtggtgctgagtgtgaagctatcaactgctgctttaacggacagcagtgtttctatgggagGGCAGGTAAGCGTTCTCCATCTTATTCTGTTCGTGTTAAACCGTTTCTCTGAATTTAATCTGCTCTTGTtctagtgactgtccagtgtattcgagatggtcagtttgtggtagtggtgtctcGAGACGTTACCttgcctcgactgagtctggattcggttcatctactgggtggaaacgacccaccttgtgctcctgtggggtctacaccttcctttgctatataccagttccctgtgaccgcatgtggcacgagcgtgatggttagcagctgctactggttttattctgcatcgcttggactggatgctgacaccgtttctattcacaggaggacggtggatatgtggtgtatgaaaacagaatgacctcatcgtatgaagtggggattggaccatatggttccatcacaagggacagtcattttgagtaggtgatccatgacttggtgtgaccactaatccctgataaatgctacaagctcgctgtgtgtcgtccaggtttctcttccagtgtagatattcgggaacttccgtggaagctctggttgtggaggtcaactctgttcctccacctccaccagtagctgctcctggacctctcagggtggagctcagactggccaatggccaatgtgtcaccaaaggctgtgctgaaggtaaggtcttgtcctgtgtctgcctaaagcctttcaaactggagtctggttaaaccccagtgttgttcctcaggggatgaggcctacacgtcctactacagtgacgctgattatcccatcacaaaagtcctgcgagagcctgtgtatgttgaggtgcacattatggagaggactgaccccaacattgtcctgatgctgggacgttgttggactacttcaacccccagtccactcagtctcccccagtgggaccttctgatcgacgggtgcgtgtacagccaatcttcatccagttagtctgctgggagaccctttctaaccttctcttttgtcttcagatgcccttaccaggacgaccgctatctgaccacactggttccagtgactggatcgtctggtcttcagttcccaacccactacaagcgctttgctgtgaagatgttcacatttgtagatccagcct
This region includes:
- the LOC132131478 gene encoding zona pellucida sperm-binding protein 4-like translates to MAGSWCLAQILVVCAFCHAVPQWSKSLQDAQALMIQQTDQQFQLQKPVQQLTNQQFPPRKPVQQLTNQQFPLQKPVPQLPTPQFPLQKPVPQQPNPQFPLQKPVPQQPKLQFPLQKPVPQQPKPQFPLQKPVPQQPKLQFPLQKPVPQQPNPQFPLQKPVPQQPKPQFPLQKPVPQQPKLQFPLQKPVPQQPKPQFLLQKPVPQQPKPQFPIQKPVKQQFQKPVAQAEPLDKCAVADSEQIQCGLPGISGAECEAINCCFNGQQCFYGRAVTVQCIRDGQFVVVVSRDVTLPRLSLDSVHLLGGNDPPCAPVGSTPSFAIYQFPVTACGTSVMEDGGYVVYENRMTSSYEVGIGPYGSITRDSHFEFLFQCRYSGTSVEALVVEVNSVPPPPPVAAPGPLRVELRLANGQCVTKGCAEGDEAYTSYYSDADYPITKVLREPVYVEVHIMERTDPNIVLMLGRCWTTSTPSPLSLPQWDLLIDGCPYQDDRYLTTLVPVTGSSGLQFPTHYKRFAVKMFTFVDPASLAALQETIFIHCSTEVCHPSSGSCEQSCTRKRRDTRIKAVSGEQTVVSSGEVTLVM